A stretch of Flexivirga aerilata DNA encodes these proteins:
- a CDS encoding ABC transporter permease produces MSGNLHQTSDASKTSRADQAPGRLAAYRAVLASRMRAQRSYRSNFVIDLISSGLVGLIELAEVWLLFHQVGLLGGLTFEQVLLVFGIGDLCFSLADLFVGHLDNIPTYIRKGTLDVFYLRPQPLLLQLMTSDISLRRLTRAAIGLASIVIALSINPIQWSPAKVALLALTIVCGLVTYASLYVWAAGVQFFMVNGAEFTNAFVYGGRYASTQPAAVWSAPLKVLFGFVFPVALVAYVPTLRLLDLPGPAGFPTWLAWCTPPRGAVDGGLRPDDVALRRTALPRRGRLTWTRLSKHTV; encoded by the coding sequence GTGCTCGCCTCGCGCATGCGGGCGCAGCGCAGCTATCGCAGCAACTTCGTGATCGACCTGATCAGCTCGGGTCTGGTCGGGCTCATCGAGCTGGCCGAGGTGTGGCTGCTCTTCCACCAGGTGGGGCTGCTCGGCGGCCTCACCTTCGAGCAGGTGCTGCTGGTCTTCGGCATCGGCGACCTGTGCTTCTCCCTGGCCGACCTTTTCGTCGGGCACCTCGACAACATCCCGACCTACATCCGCAAGGGCACGCTCGACGTCTTCTACCTGCGGCCGCAGCCGCTGCTGCTGCAACTGATGACGAGCGACATCTCGTTGCGGCGTCTCACCCGCGCCGCGATCGGCCTGGCCTCCATCGTGATTGCGTTGAGCATCAACCCGATTCAGTGGTCGCCGGCCAAGGTCGCGCTGCTCGCACTGACGATCGTCTGCGGGCTGGTCACCTACGCCTCGCTCTACGTGTGGGCGGCCGGCGTGCAGTTCTTCATGGTCAACGGAGCGGAGTTCACCAACGCGTTCGTGTATGGCGGGCGCTACGCCTCGACCCAGCCCGCGGCGGTCTGGTCGGCACCGCTGAAGGTGCTCTTCGGTTTCGTCTTCCCGGTGGCACTCGTGGCCTACGTGCCCACTCTGCGACTGCTCGACCTGCCCGGACCCGCCGGCTTCCCGACCTGGCTCGCGTGGTGCACCCCCCCTCGCGGCGCTGTGGATGGCGGGCTTCGGCCTGACGATGTGGCGCTTCGGCGTACGGCACTACCAAGGAGGGGGCGGCTGACATGGACTCGGTTGTCGAAACACACGGTCTGA
- a CDS encoding ABC transporter ATP-binding protein — protein MDSVVETHGLTREFVRRGKGAKLLTRSALRAVDDLSITIAPGDSVGYIGANGAGKSTTIKMLVGILVPTSGTVRTCGLDPLKQRRELAARVGVVFGQRSQLWWDLPVRESFEILSAIHRLPPSRSRARTDELVDRLELGEFLATPVRQLSLGQRMRAEVAAALLHQPQLVILDEPTIGLDVLSKQRLREFLIGERRSHGTTLLLTTHDMGDIERLCDRVLVVDHGRVVHDGDLDGLARAAGAGRTLVVDLTGATPDLTGIPHTTHVSSEVDGARQRLGFDSESTTAAAVLAAVSERAEVRDLSIEEPDIEDVVRRIYRARR, from the coding sequence ATGGACTCGGTTGTCGAAACACACGGTCTGACAAGGGAATTCGTCCGCCGCGGTAAGGGCGCGAAGCTGCTGACCCGGTCCGCGCTGCGAGCGGTGGACGACCTCAGCATCACCATCGCACCGGGCGACTCCGTGGGCTACATCGGCGCGAACGGCGCCGGCAAGTCCACCACGATCAAGATGCTGGTCGGCATCCTGGTGCCGACCAGCGGCACGGTGCGCACCTGCGGCCTCGACCCGCTGAAGCAGCGTCGCGAGCTCGCCGCGCGCGTCGGCGTCGTCTTCGGCCAGCGGTCGCAGCTGTGGTGGGACCTGCCGGTGCGCGAGTCGTTCGAGATCCTCTCCGCGATCCACCGGTTGCCGCCGAGCCGCTCCCGCGCCCGCACCGACGAACTCGTCGACCGTCTCGAGCTCGGGGAGTTTCTCGCCACCCCGGTGCGACAGCTCTCGCTCGGCCAGCGGATGCGGGCCGAGGTCGCGGCCGCGCTGCTGCACCAGCCGCAGCTGGTGATCCTCGACGAGCCCACGATCGGCCTGGACGTGTTGTCCAAGCAGCGGTTGCGAGAGTTCCTGATCGGGGAGCGGCGGTCGCACGGGACGACGCTGCTGCTCACCACCCACGACATGGGCGACATCGAGCGTCTCTGCGACCGGGTGCTGGTGGTCGACCACGGGCGGGTGGTGCACGACGGCGACCTCGACGGGCTGGCCCGTGCGGCCGGCGCCGGCCGCACACTGGTGGTCGACCTGACCGGTGCGACGCCGGACCTGACCGGCATACCCCACACGACCCATGTGAGCAGTGAGGTCGACGGCGCCCGGCAGCGGCTGGGTTTCGACTCCGAGTCCACGACCGCCGCAGCCGTGCTGGCGGCGGTCAGCGAGCGCGCCGAAGTGCGGGACCTGTCGATCGAGGAACCGGACATCGAGGACGTCGTACGACGCATCTATCGCGCACGTCGCTGA
- a CDS encoding MFS transporter, with product MTTTVGTRPDHDAPLTPKARHFLQRLTLATGGGMFIDGFVFATFASAMAGKAKSELGVSTVWESWISASVLIGTFFGGLLLGYITDRIGRKPMFTFDLLLFSVCALLLFFVTAPWQVFVLGILMGLAVGADYSIGSPLLGEFAQRKTRGHYLGLLEIGWNVGYVIAYLIGYLINTYEPGWWRIILGMSIVPAVISLIIRHGLPESPRWLVSKGRTDEAVAIYRDELDLQNPGDLLDEPEQETRWTVLFSKQYIRRTLFASLSWSAIVMPYFALTFFGPDILKSLGMGSDSLLGALLGTIIALIGAAISWKLVDRVGRRMVVIWPMFGCAIALFLASMYMHLPIIFGIVAYFGYLFSYGIMSITTGIYPEEIFPSSVRASGVGLASSISRIAAAIGTWGLPYVRDGFGVSTVLIILAVVSALGGVLSYAWAPETNGKALTETSHENDPHTYQRRSRTAQPA from the coding sequence GTGACCACGACTGTCGGCACTCGACCCGACCACGACGCGCCACTCACCCCGAAGGCGCGTCACTTCCTGCAACGACTGACGCTCGCCACCGGCGGCGGCATGTTCATCGACGGCTTCGTCTTCGCCACCTTCGCCTCGGCGATGGCCGGCAAGGCCAAGTCGGAGCTCGGCGTCAGCACGGTGTGGGAGAGCTGGATCTCCGCATCGGTGCTGATCGGCACCTTCTTCGGCGGCCTGCTGCTCGGCTACATCACCGACCGCATCGGCCGGAAGCCGATGTTCACCTTCGACCTGCTGCTGTTCAGCGTCTGCGCGCTGCTGCTGTTCTTCGTCACCGCGCCGTGGCAGGTGTTCGTGCTCGGCATACTCATGGGCCTGGCGGTGGGCGCCGACTACTCGATCGGCTCACCACTGCTCGGCGAGTTCGCCCAGCGCAAGACGCGCGGGCACTACCTGGGTTTGCTCGAGATCGGCTGGAACGTCGGCTACGTCATCGCCTACCTGATCGGTTACCTGATCAACACCTACGAGCCCGGCTGGTGGCGCATCATCCTCGGGATGAGCATCGTGCCGGCGGTGATCAGCCTGATCATCCGGCACGGCCTGCCGGAGTCGCCGCGCTGGCTGGTCAGCAAGGGCCGCACCGACGAGGCGGTGGCGATCTACCGCGACGAGCTCGACCTGCAAAACCCCGGCGACCTGCTCGACGAGCCGGAGCAGGAGACCCGCTGGACCGTGCTCTTCTCCAAGCAGTACATCCGGCGCACGCTCTTCGCGTCGTTGTCGTGGAGTGCGATCGTGATGCCCTACTTCGCGCTCACCTTCTTCGGGCCGGACATCCTCAAGTCACTCGGGATGGGCAGCGACTCCCTGCTCGGCGCGCTGCTCGGCACGATCATCGCGCTGATCGGCGCCGCCATCTCCTGGAAGCTGGTCGACCGGGTCGGGCGACGCATGGTCGTCATCTGGCCGATGTTCGGCTGCGCGATCGCGTTGTTCCTGGCCTCGATGTACATGCACCTGCCGATCATCTTCGGCATCGTCGCCTACTTCGGCTACCTGTTCTCCTACGGGATCATGAGCATCACCACCGGCATCTACCCGGAGGAGATCTTCCCCAGCTCGGTGCGCGCGTCCGGCGTCGGCCTCGCCAGCTCCATCAGCCGGATCGCCGCGGCGATCGGCACCTGGGGGCTGCCCTACGTGCGCGACGGCTTCGGGGTGTCGACGGTGCTGATCATCCTCGCGGTGGTGTCGGCGCTCGGTGGCGTGCTGTCCTACGCCTGGGCGCCGGAGACCAACGGCAAGGCGCTCACCGAGACCTCGCACGAGAACGACCCGCACACCTACCAGCGCAGGTCGCGCACCGCACAGCCGGCCTGA
- a CDS encoding amino-acid N-acetyltransferase has protein sequence MRPARATDVRGIRELVAPYVDARAIVPKPVVAYYEGVQEFLVVERAGRIVGCGALHVMWEDVAEVRTLAVDADEKGQGIGSSLLAALLERARDLSVRRVFCLTFEVGFFAAHGFAEIDGDPVTPDVYAEMLQSYDEGVAEFLDLDRVKPNTLGNHRMLLTFPA, from the coding sequence ATGCGGCCCGCCCGCGCCACTGACGTGCGCGGCATCCGCGAGCTTGTTGCGCCATACGTCGATGCGCGGGCGATCGTGCCGAAGCCGGTGGTCGCCTATTACGAGGGTGTGCAGGAGTTCCTCGTCGTCGAGCGCGCCGGGCGCATCGTCGGGTGCGGGGCGCTGCACGTGATGTGGGAGGACGTCGCGGAGGTCCGCACGCTCGCGGTCGACGCGGACGAGAAGGGCCAGGGGATCGGCAGCAGTCTGCTCGCCGCCCTGCTGGAGCGGGCGCGGGACCTGTCGGTGCGGCGGGTCTTCTGCCTCACCTTCGAGGTGGGCTTCTTCGCCGCGCACGGCTTTGCCGAGATCGACGGCGACCCGGTCACCCCGGACGTCTACGCCGAGATGCTGCAGTCGTATGACGAGGGCGTCGCGGAGTTCCTCGACCTCGATCGGGTCAAGCCCAACACGCTCGGCAACCACCGCATGCTGCTGACCTTCCCCGCCTGA